In the genome of Raphanus sativus cultivar WK10039 chromosome 4, ASM80110v3, whole genome shotgun sequence, one region contains:
- the LOC108855777 gene encoding urease accessory protein F, translating into MIGEGERDASSCRQWSEWQLLDSILPTGGFAHSLGLEASVQTRLVSSPTDLETHIIHLLDNTASLLLPFVYSSHKSPDTETWGRLDLLLDATLTNQVSSKASISQGSALLRVAASVFTEIPSLKTIRDTALGESRLRFHHAPVFGLVCGLLGMDSETCQRAYLFVTLRDVVSAATRLNLVGPMGASVMQHRIAAVAAETVLEKWKDRDAGEACQTSPLLDVVQGCHGYLFSRLFCS; encoded by the coding sequence ATGATTGGAGAAGGCGAGAGGGATGCGTCCTCTTGTAGGCAGTGGAGCGAGTGGCAATTACTGGATTCCATTTTACCAACAGGAGGCTTCGCTCATTCCTTGGGTCTCGAAGCATCTGTTCAGACACGGCTAGTTTCGTCTCCAACAGATCTGGAAACCCACATCATCCATCTCTTGGACAACACAGCTAGCTTGCTCCTCCCTTTCGTCTACTCTTCCCACAAATCTCCGGACACAGAGACATGGGGAAGACTCGATCTATTACTCGACGCGACCTTAACAAACCAAGTCTCCTCAAAGGCATCCATCTCCCAAGGATCAGCCTTGCTCCGCGTAGCTGCTTCTGTCTTCACCGAGATCCCATCTCTGAAGACGATCAGAGACACTGCTTTGGGGGAGTCGCGTTTGCGTTTCCACCACGCCCCCGTCTTCGGGCTTGTGTGTGGTCTGCTCGGGATGGATTCGGAGACTTGTCAGAGGGCGTACCTGTTTGTTACGCTGAGAGATGTTGTCTCGGCTGCGACGAGGTTGAACTTGGTGGGACCCATGGGTGCTTCGGTGATGCAGCATCGTATCGCTGCGGTTGCGGCTGAAACCGTTTTAGAGAAGTGGAAGGATCGTGATGCTGGTGAGGCGTGTCAGACGTCTCCCTTGCTGGATGTTGTGCAAGGTTGTCACGGTTACTTGTTTTCTAGATTGTTCTGCTCTTGA
- the LOC108848600 gene encoding histone acetyltransferase GCN5 yields MDSHSSHLNAANRSRSSQTPSPSHSASASVSSSLHKRKLAATTAANAAASEDHPPPSAASFPPSSNDDLESISAARGADSDSDPEESEDAVVDDDEEDFAPEPDQDSSIRAFTAARLDANGGGSSRNNTKIKTEISTSVKLEAGVSSVSGIVPKDESGKVSTDDVQTCGAYIAREEALRREEEANRLKFVCYSNDCVDEHMMCLIGLKNIFARQLPNMPKEYIVRLLMDRKHKSVMVVRPPAGGNGITHVVGGITYRPYHSQRFGEIAFCAITADEQVKGYGTRLMNHLKEHARNVDGLTHFLTYADNNAVGYFVKQGFTKEIYLEKDVWHGFIKDYDGGLLMECKIDPKLPYTNLSKMIRQQRKAIDERIRELSNCQKVYQVPEFQKKEGGSPRKIRVEDIPGLTEAGWTPDQWGHTRYKLFSGPGDSVTKQKQLNALIRVLLKTMQDHSDAWPFKEPVDPLDVPDYYEIIKDPIDLKTIGKRVESEQYYVTLDMFVADARRMFNNCRTYNSPDTIYYKCATRLETHFHSKVQAALQSGAKSQ; encoded by the exons ATGGACTCTCACTCTTCTCACCTCAACGCAGCCAACCGCTCTCGCAGCTCTCAAACCCCCTCTCCTTCCCACTCCGCCTCCGCCTCCGTCTCCTCCTCCCTCCACAAACGCAAACTCGCCGCCACCACCGCAGCGAACGCCGCCGCCTCCGAGGACCACCCACCTCCCTCCGCCGCTTCCTTCCCTCCTTCCTCCAACGACGACCTCGAGAGCATCTCCGCCGCGCGGGGAGCCGATTCCGACTCCGACCCCGAGGAATCAGAGGACGCCGTCGTGGACGACGACGAGGAAGACTTCGCTCCCGAGCCGGATCAGGACTCTTCGATCCGCGCGTTCACCGCCGCTAGGCTCGATGCCAACGGTGGCGGCTCGAGCCGCAACAACACTAAGATCAAGACGGAGATCTCGACGTCGGTGAAGCTCGAGGCTGGCGTGAGCTCGGTCTCGGGGATTGTGCCCAAGGATGAGTCTGGTAAGGTATCGACGGATGATGTACAGACCTGCGGGGCTTACATTGCCAGAGAAGAGGCTCTCAGGAGAGAG GAAGAAGCTAACCGGCTCAAGTTTGTATGTTACTCTAATGATTGCGTTGATGAGCATATGATGTG CTTGATTGGGTTGAAGAATATATTTGCAAGACAGCTGCCTAATATGCCAAAGGAGTACATTGTTCGCCTTCTCATGGATAG GAAACATAAGTCTGTTATGGTCGTAAGACCTCCTGCAGGTGGTAATGGTATCACTCATGTTGTAGGTGGTATAACTTATCGTCCATATCATAG TCAGAGGTTTGGAGAAATAGCATTTTGTGCAATCACCGCAGATGAACAAGTTAAAGGTTACGGTACCAGATTGATGAACCACTTGAAAGAACATGCACGCAATGTTGATGGATTGACGCATTTTCTTACTTATGCTGACAACAATGCCGTTGGTTATTTTGTCAAGCAG GGTTTCACTAAAGAGATTTACTTGGAAAAAGATGTATGGCATGG GTTCATTAAAGACTATGATGGTGGCCTCCTTATGGAATGCAAAATTGATCCAAAGCTTCCATATACAAATTTGTCAAAGATGATTCGTCAGCAAAGAAAA GCAATTGATGAAAGGATAAGAGAGTTATCAAACTGTCAGAAGGTGTATCAAGTACCTGAATTTCAAAAG AAAGAAGGTGGAAGTCCTAGAAAGATCAGAGTTGAGGATATACCTGGCTTAA cGGAAGCAGGTTGGACCCCAGATCAGTGGGGGCACACGCGTTACAAATTATTCAGTGGTCCTGGAGATAGTGTAACAAAGCAAAAGCAGTTGAACGCACTTATTCGAGTACTTCTGAAG ACAATGCAAGACCATTCTGATGCTTGGCCTTTTAAAGAACCAGTTGATCCTCTCGATGTTCCAGATTACTATGAAATCATTAAAGATCCCATTG ATCTCAAGACAATTGGGAAGAGAGTAGAGTCAGAACAGTACTACGTGACGCTTGACATGTTTGTGGCTGATGCGAGACGGATGTTTAACAATTGTAGAACTTACAACTCACCAGATACCATTTACTACAAATGTGCAACCAG GTTGGAGACACACTTCCATAGCAAAGTACAAGCAGCTCTCCAGTCTGGTGCTAAATCTCAATAG
- the LOC108851216 gene encoding extensin-2, producing MRSSSRMGHSAHPIYALGVIIMATMVAAYEPVTYSLPPLPSYSPSPKVEYKSSPPPYVYSSPSPSPYYSPSPKVDYKSPPSPYVYSSPPPPPSYSPSPKVDYKSPPPPYVYSSPPPPYYSPSPKIEYKSPPPSYVYSSPPPPPYYSPSPKVDYKSPPPPYVYNSPPPPLYYSPSPKVEYKSPPPPYVYSSPPPPPYYSPSPKVDYKSPPPPYVYSSPPPPYYSPSPKVEYKSPPPPYVYSSPPPPYYSPSPKVEYKSPPPPYVYSSPPPPPYYSPSPKVDYKSPPPPYVYSSPPPPYYSPSPKVEYKSPPPPYVYSSPPPPYYSPSPKVEYKSPPPPYVYSSPPPPPYYSPSPKVDYKSPPPPYVYNSPPPPYYSPSPKVEYKSPPPPYVYSSPPPPYYSPSPKVEYKSPPPPYVYSSPPPPPYYSPSPKVDYKSPPPPYVYSSPPPPYYSPSPKVEYKSPPPPYVYSSPPPPPYYSPSPKVDYKSPPPPYVYSSPPPPYYSPSPKVEYKSSPPPYVYSSPPPPYYSPSPKVDYKSPPPPYLYSSPPPPYYSPSPKVEYKSPPPPYVYSSPPPPPYYSPSPKVEYKSPPPPYVYSSPPPPYYSPSPKVVYKSPPPPYVYSSPPPPYYSPSPKVYYKSPPPPYVYSSPPPPYVYSSPPPPYYSPSPKVHYKSPPPPYVYSSPPPPYYSPSPKVHYKSPPPPYVYSSPPPPYYSPSPKVHYKSPPHPHVCVCPPPPPCYSPSPKIVYKSPPTPYVYNSPPPPYYSPSPKVHYKSPPPPYVYSSPPPPPYYSPSPKVEYKSPPPPYVYSSPPPPYYSPSPKVHYKSPPPPYVYSSPPPPPYYSPSPKVEYKSPPPPYVYNSPPPPYYSPSPKVYYKSPPPPYVYSSPPPPYYSPSPKVFYKSPPPPYVYSSPPPPPYYSPSPKVEYKSPPPPYVYSSPPPPPYYSPSPKVEYKSPPPPYVYSSPPPPYYSPSPKVEYKSPPPPYVYSSPPPPPYYSPSPKVDYKSSPPPYAYSSPPPPYYSPSPKVEYKSPPPSPSYY from the coding sequence ATGAGATCTTCTTCTAGGATGGGGCACTCAGCCCATCCCATTTACGCTCTAGGCGTTATCATCATGGCAACAATGGTTGCAGCGTATGAACCAGTCACATATAGCTTGCCTCCTCTCCCATCGTACTCACCATCTCCAAAGGTTGAGTACAAATCTTCTCCACCACCGTATGTTTACAGTTCCCCATCACCATCTCCATACTACTCTCCATCACCAAAAGTAgactacaagtctcctccaTCACCGTATGTCTATagttctccaccaccacctccatcATATTCTCCATCACCAAAAGTAGACTACAAATCccctccaccaccatatgtctacagctctccaccaccaccatactactctccaTCTCCAAAAATTGAATACAAATCTCCTCCACCATCGTATGTCTACAGCtccccaccaccacctccatacTATTCTCCATCTCCAAAAGTAGATTACAAATCTCCTCCACCGCCATATGTCTAcaactctccaccaccaccactttACTACTCACCATCTCCAAAGGTTGagtacaagtctcccccaccaccatatgtctacaGCTCCCCACCACCACCTCCGTACTACTCCCCATCACCAAAAGTAgactacaagtctcctccaccaccgtatgtctacagctctccaccaccaccatactactcaccATCCCCTAAAGTTGAGTACaaatctcctccaccaccgtatgtctacagctctccaccaccaccttaCTACTCACCATCTCCAAAGGTTGagtacaagtctcccccaccaccatatgtctacagctccccaccaccacctccatacTACTCCCCATCACCAAAAGTAGACTACAAGTCCCCTCCACCACCGTATGTCtacagctctccaccaccaccatactactcaccATCCCCTAAAGTTGAGTACaaatctcctccaccaccgtatgtctacagctctccaccaccaccttaCTACTCACCATCTCCAAAGGTTGagtacaagtctcccccaccaccatatgtctacagctctccaccaccacctccatacTACTCCCCATCACCAAAAGTAGACTACAAGTCCCCTCCACCACCGTATGTCTAcaactctccaccaccaccatactactcaccATCCCCTAAAGTTGAGTACaaatctcctccaccaccgtatgtctacagctctccaccaccaccttaCTACTCACCATCTCCAAAGGTTGagtacaagtctcccccaccaccatatgtctacagctccccaccaccacctccatacTACTCCCCATCACCAAAAGTAGACTACAAGTCccctccaccaccatatgtttacagctctccaccaccaccatactactcgCCATCTCCAAAGGTTGagtacaagtctcctccaccaccgtatgtctacagctctccaccaccacctccatacTACTCGCCATCACCAAAAGTAGACTACAAATCccctccaccaccatatgtctacagctcaccaccaccaccatattatTCACCATCTCCAAAGGTTGAGTACAAGTCTTCTCCTCCACCATACGTCTACagttctccaccaccaccttaTTACTCACCATCTCCTAAGGTAgactacaagtctcctccaccaccgtaTCTTTACAGttccccaccaccaccatactactcaccATCTCCTAAAGTTGAGTACaaatctcctccaccaccgTATGTCTACagttctccaccaccaccaccatattactCACCATCACCTAAGGTTGAATACAagtctcctcctccaccatatgtctacagttctccaccaccaccatattatTCACCATCTCCTAAGGTTGTATACaaatctcctccaccaccatatgtttACAGTTCGCCTCCACCACCATATTATTCACCTTCTCCAAAGGTAtactacaagtctcctccaccaccgtaTGTTTACAGttccccaccaccaccatatgtttacagttccccaccaccaccatactactcaccTTCCCCTAAAGTACactacaagtctcctccaccaccatatgtttacagctccccaccaccaccatactactcaccTTCTCCTAAAGTACactacaagtctcctccaccaccatatgtctatAGCTCTCCACCACCGCCATACTATTCACCATCTCCTAAAGTTCACTACAAATCACCACCACATCCACATGTGTGCGTATGTCCACCACCTCCTCCATGCTATTCTCCTTCACCAAAAATAGTATACAAATCTCCTCCAACACCATATGTTTAcaactctccaccaccaccatactactcaccTTCCCCTAAGGTGCACTACAAATCCCCTCCACCACCATACGTCtacagctctccaccaccaccaccatactactcaccTTCTCCAAAGGTTGAGTACAagtctcctcctccaccatatgtctacagttctccaccaccaccatactactcaccTTCCCCAAAGGTACactacaagtctcctccaccaccatatgtttACAGTTCAcccccaccaccaccatactactcaccATCACCCAAGGTAGAATACaaatctcctccaccaccatatgtttataattctccaccaccaccatattactCACCTTCCCCTAAGGTTtactacaagtctcctccaccaccatatgtttacagttctccaccaccaccatattactCACCTTCCCCTAAAGTTTTCTataagtctcctccaccaccatatgtttacagctccccaccaccaccaccatactactcaccTTCCCCTAAGGTTGagtacaagtctcctccaccaccgtaTGTTTACAGctccccaccaccaccaccatactattCACCTTCCCCTAAGGTTGagtacaagtctcctccaccaccgtaTGTCTACAGctccccaccaccaccatactattCACCATCTCCTAAAGTTGAAtacaaatctccaccaccaccatatgtctacagctctcctccaccaccaccatactactcaccATCTCCTAAAGTAGACTACAAGTCTTCTCCACCACCATATGCCTACAGTTCCCCACCACCACCTTATTATTCTCCTTCTCCTAAAGTTGagtacaagtctccaccaccatCGCCTTCGTATTACTGA